A region from the Microbacterium lacus genome encodes:
- a CDS encoding DUF1345 domain-containing protein, which translates to MAVNPVRLAALSRSLVAAVIGVIGGLTAAPFLGIAAGLLAGWSGFAATNVVWLAILIWPMDAAQTRAHATGEDPGRSFARLVALVGSVASLGAVAIVLIQTQTTSELESYLLAAIAVVSVASSWALIQADYMLRVAHLYYGAPGGGIDFNQHDDPSYTDFAYFSLGIGMGYQVGDSAVRTNQIRRLVIAQSLLAYLFGAVIIGTVVNLVIDLS; encoded by the coding sequence ATGGCTGTGAATCCCGTCCGTCTGGCGGCGCTCTCCCGATCCCTCGTGGCCGCCGTCATCGGCGTGATCGGGGGGCTGACGGCCGCCCCGTTCCTGGGCATCGCGGCGGGTCTGCTCGCCGGATGGTCCGGGTTCGCCGCCACGAACGTCGTGTGGCTGGCGATCCTGATCTGGCCGATGGATGCCGCGCAGACGCGCGCGCACGCCACCGGAGAGGATCCCGGCCGTTCCTTCGCCCGGCTCGTCGCCCTGGTCGGCAGCGTCGCGAGCCTCGGCGCGGTCGCGATCGTCCTGATCCAGACGCAGACCACATCGGAACTCGAGTCGTACCTGCTCGCGGCGATCGCCGTGGTCAGCGTCGCGAGCTCGTGGGCCCTCATCCAGGCCGACTACATGCTGCGCGTGGCCCATCTGTACTACGGCGCCCCGGGCGGCGGGATCGACTTCAATCAGCATGATGATCCGTCGTACACGGACTTCGCGTACTTCTCGCTCGGGATCGGCATGGGCTATCAGGTGGGCGACAGCGCGGTGCGGACGAACCAGATCCGTCGGCTCGTGATCGCCCAGTCCCTCCTGGCGTACCTGTTCGGCGCAGTCATCATCGGCACGGTCGTGAACCTCGTGATCGATCTCTCCTAG
- the nadA gene encoding quinolinate synthase NadA, with translation MSLTLPPVDPSVDHEIQAIVAGASTAETCNTDLAAGPWTFDARPGYGPGSSMGDVIPVGAPRQGELPASYREASPEELDARIIAAKTILGDRVVILGHFYQREEVIRHADYVGDSFQLANAALEHPDAEAIVFCGVHFMAETADLLSRPEQSVILPNLAAGCSMADMADIDQVEECWEQLAEIYGDMDAPDADGLVPVIPVTYMNSSAAIKGFVGRHGGIVCTSSNAQTVLEWAFARGRRVLFFPDQHLGRNTAKAMGVPLEHMPMWNPRKPLGGATEAEIEDARVILWHGFCSVHRRFTVDQIDTARAAHPGVRVIVHPECPMAVVDAADESGSTDYIRRAIEAASEPTTFAIGTEVNLVQRLAAANPQHTIFCLDPVVCPCSTMYRIHPGYLAWVLEGLVAGEVRNRITVPQDVADPARVALERMLAAKPPAAPAAAWENAS, from the coding sequence ATGTCCCTCACCCTCCCTCCCGTGGACCCGTCGGTCGACCACGAGATCCAGGCGATCGTCGCCGGAGCCTCCACGGCCGAGACCTGCAACACGGACCTCGCCGCCGGACCCTGGACGTTCGACGCGCGCCCCGGTTACGGCCCGGGGTCGTCGATGGGCGACGTGATCCCGGTGGGCGCGCCACGGCAGGGTGAGCTTCCGGCGTCGTACCGCGAGGCGAGCCCGGAAGAGCTCGATGCGCGCATCATCGCCGCGAAGACGATCCTCGGCGACCGCGTCGTGATCCTCGGGCACTTCTATCAGCGCGAGGAGGTCATCCGGCATGCGGACTACGTCGGAGACTCCTTCCAGCTCGCGAATGCGGCACTCGAACACCCGGATGCCGAGGCCATCGTGTTCTGCGGCGTGCACTTCATGGCCGAGACCGCAGACCTCCTCTCGCGCCCGGAGCAGTCCGTGATCCTGCCGAACCTGGCCGCCGGCTGCTCGATGGCGGACATGGCGGACATCGACCAGGTGGAGGAGTGCTGGGAGCAGCTGGCCGAGATCTACGGCGATATGGATGCCCCTGACGCCGACGGACTCGTTCCGGTCATCCCGGTGACGTACATGAACTCCTCGGCCGCGATCAAGGGCTTCGTCGGTCGCCACGGCGGAATCGTGTGCACGTCCTCCAACGCCCAGACGGTTCTGGAGTGGGCGTTCGCCCGCGGGCGCCGCGTGCTCTTCTTCCCCGACCAGCATCTCGGCCGGAACACCGCCAAGGCGATGGGAGTGCCTCTGGAGCACATGCCGATGTGGAACCCGCGCAAGCCGCTCGGCGGAGCCACGGAGGCGGAGATCGAGGACGCGCGCGTGATCCTGTGGCACGGGTTCTGCTCGGTGCACCGGCGCTTCACCGTGGATCAGATCGACACCGCCCGCGCGGCGCACCCGGGCGTGCGGGTGATCGTGCATCCGGAATGCCCGATGGCCGTCGTCGACGCCGCCGACGAGTCCGGCTCCACCGACTACATCCGCCGCGCGATCGAAGCGGCATCCGAGCCGACGACGTTCGCGATCGGCACCGAGGTGAACCTCGTGCAGCGTCTCGCCGCCGCGAATCCGCAGCACACGATCTTCTGCCTGGACCCCGTGGTCTGCCCGTGCTCGACGATGTACCGCATCCACCCCGGGTACCTCGCCTGGGTGCTCGAAGGGCTCGTCGCCGGGGAGGTGCGCAACCGCATCACCGTGCCGCAGGACGTCGCCGACCCCGCGCGGGTCGCGCTCGAGCGGATGCTGGCCGCCAAGCCTCCGGCCGCGCCCGCCGCCGCGTGGGAGAACGCGTCGTGA
- a CDS encoding DHA2 family efflux MFS transporter permease subunit produces MATTDVTPQTGSVRVSDGAAPTLSRSDSRVIWLLLGAAFVAILNETTMGVAIPHLIDDLDITAVAAQWLTTAFMLTMAVVIPISGFLLQRFTTRAMFIAAMSLFSLGTLIAFVSPGFPLLVVARVVQASGTAIMMPLLMTTIMNTVPPQIRGRMMGRVSVVISLAPAIGPSMSGLLLDTVGWRWIFGIILPLALLALAVGARWIHNLGETSDAPIDVLSVILSALGFGGLVFGLSKIGGGGHGGSGADAASAAAMSTTTLIASFAIGGVALALFIWRQVRLQRRDRALLDLRVFRSLNFSLAITQMAVMSLAFFGAITVIPLYMQTVLDVSALVTGLVVLPGALAMGFAGPVIGRIYDRFGTRVLLVPGAVVVSALLWTFTTFDQNTPVWVVAVAQTILSVGLALSFTPLFTASLASLQPRFYSYGSAIVGTVQQVAGAAGIALMVTVFASVGAAAAGTGLDEFAAGAEGAHAAFRIAAILSLPLIVGAFLIRKPADQPSPAGTPVH; encoded by the coding sequence ATGGCAACGACCGACGTGACGCCGCAGACCGGGAGCGTCCGTGTGTCCGACGGCGCGGCCCCGACGCTCAGCCGCTCGGATAGCCGGGTCATCTGGCTCCTGCTCGGTGCCGCGTTCGTCGCGATCCTGAACGAGACGACCATGGGTGTCGCGATCCCGCACCTCATCGATGATCTCGACATCACGGCGGTCGCCGCGCAGTGGCTGACCACGGCCTTCATGCTCACGATGGCGGTCGTGATCCCGATCTCGGGCTTCCTCCTGCAGAGATTCACGACGCGGGCGATGTTCATCGCCGCCATGAGCCTGTTCTCGCTCGGCACCCTGATCGCGTTCGTCTCCCCCGGCTTCCCCCTCCTGGTCGTGGCACGCGTCGTACAGGCCTCCGGCACGGCGATCATGATGCCGCTGCTGATGACGACGATCATGAACACCGTGCCGCCGCAGATCCGCGGCCGCATGATGGGTCGGGTCAGCGTCGTGATCTCACTGGCACCGGCGATCGGCCCGAGCATGTCCGGCCTGCTGCTGGACACCGTCGGCTGGCGCTGGATCTTCGGCATCATCCTGCCGCTCGCGCTGCTCGCCCTCGCGGTGGGTGCGCGGTGGATCCACAACCTCGGCGAGACGTCGGACGCACCGATCGATGTGCTCTCGGTGATCCTGTCCGCTCTCGGTTTCGGCGGTCTCGTCTTCGGTCTCAGCAAGATCGGCGGAGGCGGCCACGGCGGAAGCGGGGCGGATGCCGCATCCGCCGCCGCGATGTCGACGACCACCCTGATCGCATCGTTCGCCATCGGCGGCGTCGCCCTGGCGCTGTTCATCTGGCGGCAGGTGCGCCTGCAGCGCAGAGACCGCGCACTTCTGGACCTCCGCGTCTTCCGCTCGCTGAACTTCAGTCTCGCGATCACGCAGATGGCGGTCATGTCGCTCGCGTTCTTCGGTGCGATCACCGTCATCCCGCTCTACATGCAGACCGTGCTCGACGTCTCGGCGCTCGTGACGGGTCTCGTCGTCCTGCCCGGAGCCCTCGCGATGGGCTTCGCCGGACCCGTGATCGGTCGCATCTACGACCGCTTCGGCACGCGCGTCCTGCTCGTGCCGGGCGCCGTCGTGGTCAGCGCGCTGCTCTGGACCTTCACGACGTTCGATCAGAACACGCCTGTCTGGGTGGTCGCCGTCGCGCAGACCATCCTGTCGGTGGGCCTCGCCCTGTCGTTCACGCCGCTGTTCACCGCGTCGCTCGCGTCGCTCCAGCCGCGCTTCTACTCGTACGGCTCCGCGATCGTCGGCACGGTGCAGCAGGTGGCCGGTGCCGCCGGGATCGCGCTCATGGTGACCGTGTTCGCCTCGGTCGGCGCCGCGGCGGCCGGTACCGGACTGGATGAGTTCGCTGCCGGCGCGGAGGGCGCGCACGCAGCGTTCCGCATCGCGGCGATCCTCTCGCTTCCGCTCATCGTCGGCGCCTTCCTCATCCGCAAGCCGGCGGACCAGCCGTCCCCGGCGGGGACGCCGGTGCACTGA
- a CDS encoding cysteine desulfurase family protein, whose product MLYLDNAATTPVRPEVLEAMMPFLTRWYGNPSSHHTVGEAAAGALADARARVARILGMRAGDIVFTSGGTEANNLAVKGIAIAAHARRGASHVITSAIEHESILESVDYLARIHGFSVSRLPVDGDARIDPGDVAAALREDTALVSVGYANNEVGTVQDVAAIAAAAHARGVPVHIDAVQAAGWLPLDAAALGVDAISLAGHKLGAPKGMGLLAVRGRIPIEPVLHGGGQERGRRSGTENVAGAVGLATALELAEADRAASALRVSGVRDAFIGGVLAGVTTATLTGDRVHRLPGTASFTFARTSGEAVLLELERRGVVSSSGSACAAGSDEPSHVLVAMGIPAELAQTAVRFTFGHDTRVDPGELTRAVQASVAAVQSGA is encoded by the coding sequence ATGCTGTACCTCGACAACGCGGCCACCACCCCGGTGCGGCCGGAGGTGCTCGAGGCGATGATGCCGTTCCTGACCCGCTGGTACGGGAACCCCTCGAGCCACCACACGGTCGGTGAGGCGGCCGCGGGCGCTCTGGCCGACGCCCGCGCCCGGGTCGCGCGCATCCTGGGAATGCGGGCGGGTGACATCGTCTTCACCTCGGGCGGCACCGAGGCGAACAACCTGGCCGTCAAGGGGATCGCGATCGCCGCGCACGCCCGCCGCGGAGCGAGCCACGTCATCACGAGTGCGATCGAGCACGAGTCGATCCTCGAGTCGGTCGACTATCTCGCGCGCATCCACGGCTTCTCCGTCAGCCGTCTGCCGGTGGACGGTGATGCGCGGATCGACCCCGGCGATGTCGCGGCCGCGCTCCGGGAGGACACCGCATTGGTGAGCGTGGGGTACGCGAACAACGAGGTGGGCACCGTCCAGGACGTCGCGGCGATCGCTGCCGCCGCGCACGCGCGGGGCGTCCCCGTGCACATCGATGCGGTGCAGGCCGCGGGGTGGCTGCCGCTGGATGCCGCGGCGCTCGGCGTCGACGCGATCTCGCTCGCCGGGCACAAGCTCGGAGCCCCGAAGGGAATGGGTCTCCTCGCCGTCCGCGGCCGCATCCCGATCGAGCCGGTCCTGCACGGCGGCGGGCAGGAGCGCGGCCGGCGCAGCGGAACCGAGAACGTCGCCGGGGCCGTGGGCCTTGCCACCGCGTTGGAACTGGCCGAAGCCGACCGGGCGGCATCCGCTCTTCGCGTGAGCGGTGTGCGGGACGCGTTCATCGGCGGCGTTCTCGCCGGCGTCACGACGGCGACCCTGACGGGCGACCGGGTGCACCGGCTTCCCGGGACCGCGAGTTTCACGTTCGCCAGGACGAGCGGTGAGGCCGTGCTTCTCGAGCTCGAGCGGCGGGGCGTGGTCTCTTCCAGCGGATCGGCGTGTGCGGCCGGAAGCGACGAACCCTCGCACGTGCTCGTCGCGATGGGCATTCCCGCCGAGCTCGCCCAGACCGCCGTCCGCTTCACGTTCGGGCACGACACCCGGGTCGACCCCGGCGAGCTGACGCGGGCCGTCCAGGCCTCGGTCGCCGCCGTACAATCGGGCGCGTGA
- the nadB gene encoding L-aspartate oxidase codes for MSGPLHAVVVGSGIAGLTVALHAVQHGVQVTLVTKDVLEHANTRYAQGGIAGVMFDDDRAEDHIRDTLTAGAGLSDPEAVRVLVDEGPARIRELIDIGVAFDRGEDGAFVKGLEAAHSYPRILHSGGDATGTAIEKALVARLRASEVRVIEHAFLIDLIVSDGRVAGVELLVGDVPASTDRSVVRGVRESIHADAVVLATGGAGELYAHTTNPPVATGDGIAAALRAGAAVADLEFFQFHPTVLEGGGSALGESFLVSEAVRGEGATLIDESGRRFAFDAHPDGELAPRDVVARAIARQMERQDGRPVLLDATHLRPTPEETAAFLARRFPTIDAAVRERGLDWARQPIPVTPAAHYLMGGVVTDLDGRTSVAGLYAVGEVARTGVHGANRLASNSLLEGAVFGARAGDAIAADAASGAWPALQVAPVDPIEATPAADAPPFSRAALQRLMWEDAGLVRDAEGLARAARILAAWRATERTPAAEAEFEDENLLLVAQHLVAAAATRTASVGAHFRRDGAEPDETPRNRSDAAASAAIGADITPDAWSSAAPTEAVR; via the coding sequence GTGAGCGGGCCGCTGCACGCGGTCGTGGTGGGCTCCGGCATCGCCGGGCTCACGGTGGCCCTGCACGCCGTCCAGCACGGCGTGCAGGTGACCCTGGTCACGAAGGACGTCCTGGAGCACGCCAACACCAGGTACGCGCAGGGCGGCATCGCGGGGGTCATGTTCGACGACGACCGCGCCGAGGACCACATCCGCGACACGCTCACCGCGGGGGCCGGACTGAGCGATCCCGAGGCTGTCCGCGTCCTCGTCGACGAGGGTCCCGCCCGCATCCGCGAGCTCATCGACATCGGCGTCGCGTTCGACCGCGGCGAGGACGGCGCGTTCGTGAAGGGTCTGGAGGCGGCGCATTCGTACCCGCGCATCCTGCACTCCGGCGGGGATGCGACCGGCACGGCGATCGAGAAGGCGCTCGTGGCGCGCCTGCGCGCGAGCGAGGTGCGGGTGATCGAGCATGCCTTCCTGATCGATCTCATCGTCTCCGACGGACGCGTGGCGGGCGTGGAGCTGCTCGTCGGCGATGTGCCGGCGTCGACCGATCGATCCGTCGTGCGCGGGGTCCGCGAGAGCATCCACGCGGATGCCGTCGTCCTCGCCACCGGCGGCGCGGGCGAGCTGTACGCGCACACCACGAACCCGCCGGTCGCGACCGGCGACGGGATCGCCGCCGCGCTGCGCGCTGGGGCTGCCGTCGCCGACCTCGAGTTCTTCCAGTTCCACCCGACGGTGCTCGAGGGTGGTGGCTCCGCTCTCGGCGAGTCCTTCCTGGTCTCTGAAGCCGTCCGCGGCGAAGGAGCGACACTGATCGACGAATCGGGCCGCCGGTTCGCATTCGATGCCCACCCCGACGGTGAGCTCGCTCCTCGGGACGTCGTCGCCCGCGCGATCGCACGACAGATGGAGCGTCAGGACGGGCGCCCCGTGCTGCTGGATGCGACTCATCTGCGACCTACTCCGGAGGAGACGGCGGCATTCCTCGCGCGCCGGTTCCCCACGATCGACGCGGCCGTGCGCGAACGCGGACTCGACTGGGCGCGGCAGCCGATACCGGTGACGCCCGCGGCGCACTACCTGATGGGCGGGGTCGTGACCGACCTCGACGGACGCACGAGCGTCGCGGGGCTCTACGCGGTCGGCGAAGTGGCGCGCACGGGCGTGCACGGCGCGAACCGCCTCGCCTCGAACTCATTGCTGGAGGGGGCCGTGTTCGGTGCCCGGGCGGGCGATGCGATCGCCGCGGATGCGGCATCCGGAGCGTGGCCTGCTCTGCAGGTCGCGCCGGTCGACCCGATCGAGGCGACGCCTGCCGCGGACGCCCCGCCGTTCTCGCGGGCCGCCCTGCAGCGGCTCATGTGGGAGGACGCCGGACTCGTGCGGGACGCCGAAGGCCTCGCCCGCGCGGCAAGGATCCTCGCGGCATGGCGCGCGACGGAGCGGACGCCCGCCGCCGAAGCCGAGTTCGAGGACGAGAACCTGCTGCTGGTCGCCCAGCACCTCGTCGCCGCAGCGGCGACGCGCACCGCCTCCGTCGGCGCGCACTTCCGTCGTGACGGCGCGGAGCCTGACGAAACTCCACGGAATCGGTCGGATGCGGCCGCGTCGGCCGCGATCGGGGCCGACATCACGCCCGATGCGTGGAGTTCTGCCGCGCCCACCGAGGCGGTCCGCTGA
- a CDS encoding ABC transporter ATP-binding protein — translation MGGGHGGGFRPVDISAQKKLNAQAPRIPNLGRRVVALFRPYTGRLIVTAVLVIAGAAIAVVPALIVQQIFDEALFPPGGAGPDQALLWRLVLIMIGLFVLSAALGVLQTWFTSTIGNRITGDLRVQLFDHLQAMELGFFTRTKTGVIQSRLQNDVGAVSGVLTSTFTSILGNVVTVIASLVAMIIIDWRLTIIAVVMMPFLVIVQRRVGQVRARIAGETQESLSELTAITQETLSVSGILLSKSFNRQRTESARYGAENVNQVRLQVRRAMSGQGFFAVVQVLMASVPAIIYLVAGYLITGGSDVITAGTIVAFTTVQARLLMPLMGLMRVSLDVQTSAAIFARIFEFLDLVPAISDAPGAIPVRAAPGPVGRVEFRDVVFAYPDAAAQARPTLQGVSFTAEPGQHVAFVGPSGAGKTTVLYLTPRMYEATGGAVLFAGADVRALTQESIIDHVGIVSQETYLFHATIRENLLYAKPDATQEDLEEACRAANIHHIISGFEHGYDTIVGERGYRLSGGEKQRIAIARVLLKDPPVLLLDEATSALDTVSERVVQEALDAAARGRTTLSIAHRLSTVIGADVIHVVDAGRIVESGTHASLLAEGGLYAELAAQQLAASRILEIEADDEPAPRPARRADRAPDDPATLPADDPAAVLTGSLALPEA, via the coding sequence ATGGGCGGGGGACACGGCGGCGGATTCCGCCCGGTCGACATCAGCGCCCAGAAGAAGCTGAACGCCCAGGCGCCGCGCATCCCGAATCTCGGGCGCCGGGTGGTCGCCCTGTTCCGCCCCTACACCGGTCGCCTGATCGTGACGGCTGTGCTCGTGATCGCCGGCGCCGCGATCGCCGTCGTCCCCGCCCTGATCGTGCAGCAGATCTTCGACGAGGCGCTCTTCCCGCCGGGTGGCGCGGGCCCCGACCAGGCGCTCCTGTGGCGTCTCGTGCTCATCATGATCGGCCTGTTCGTGCTGTCCGCCGCTCTCGGGGTCCTGCAGACCTGGTTCACCTCCACGATCGGCAACCGGATCACCGGCGACCTCCGGGTCCAGCTCTTCGATCACTTGCAGGCGATGGAGCTCGGCTTCTTCACGCGGACGAAGACCGGTGTGATCCAGTCCCGGCTGCAGAACGACGTCGGCGCGGTCTCCGGCGTGCTCACGAGCACGTTCACCAGCATCCTCGGCAACGTCGTGACGGTCATCGCCTCCCTGGTGGCGATGATCATCATCGACTGGCGCCTGACGATCATCGCCGTGGTGATGATGCCGTTCCTCGTGATCGTGCAGCGCAGGGTCGGCCAGGTGCGCGCGCGCATCGCGGGCGAGACGCAGGAGTCGCTCTCGGAGCTGACGGCGATCACGCAGGAGACACTGAGCGTGTCCGGCATCCTGCTGTCGAAGTCGTTCAACCGTCAGCGCACCGAGTCCGCGCGGTACGGAGCCGAGAACGTCAATCAGGTGCGTCTGCAGGTTCGGCGCGCCATGAGCGGCCAGGGATTCTTCGCGGTCGTGCAGGTGCTCATGGCGAGCGTGCCGGCGATCATCTACCTCGTGGCCGGGTACCTCATCACCGGCGGCAGCGACGTCATCACCGCGGGCACGATCGTGGCGTTCACGACGGTGCAGGCGCGGCTGCTGATGCCGCTCATGGGTCTCATGCGCGTCTCGCTGGACGTGCAGACCTCTGCGGCGATCTTCGCGCGGATCTTCGAGTTCCTCGACCTCGTGCCCGCGATCAGCGACGCGCCTGGCGCGATCCCGGTGCGGGCGGCCCCGGGTCCGGTGGGCCGGGTGGAGTTCCGCGACGTCGTGTTCGCGTATCCGGATGCGGCTGCGCAGGCGCGACCGACCCTGCAGGGCGTGTCCTTCACCGCCGAGCCGGGCCAGCACGTCGCCTTCGTCGGACCCTCGGGGGCGGGCAAGACGACAGTTCTGTATCTGACGCCGCGCATGTACGAAGCGACGGGTGGGGCCGTGCTGTTCGCCGGTGCCGATGTGCGGGCGCTCACGCAGGAGTCGATCATCGACCACGTCGGCATCGTTTCGCAGGAGACCTACCTCTTCCACGCGACGATCCGGGAGAACCTCCTGTACGCGAAACCGGACGCGACGCAGGAAGACCTCGAGGAGGCCTGCCGCGCAGCGAACATCCACCACATCATCAGCGGGTTCGAGCACGGTTACGACACGATCGTGGGCGAGCGCGGGTACCGACTGTCCGGGGGAGAAAAGCAGCGGATCGCGATCGCGCGGGTCCTGCTGAAGGACCCGCCCGTCCTGTTGCTCGACGAGGCCACCTCGGCCCTGGACACCGTCTCCGAGCGCGTCGTGCAGGAAGCCCTCGATGCGGCCGCGCGGGGCAGGACCACCCTGTCGATCGCCCACCGGCTCTCGACGGTCATCGGGGCCGACGTGATCCACGTGGTCGACGCCGGGCGGATCGTGGAGTCGGGGACCCACGCGTCGCTGCTGGCGGAGGGCGGCCTCTACGCCGAGCTCGCGGCCCAGCAGCTCGCGGCATCCCGGATCCTCGAGATCGAGGCCGACGACGAGCCGGCGCCGCGGCCCGCGCGAAGAGCGGATCGTGCGCCGGACGACCCGGCGACCCTGCCGGCGGACGATCCGGCGGCGGTGCTCACCGGCTCGCTGGCGTTGCCCGAGGCCTGA
- the nadC gene encoding carboxylating nicotinate-nucleotide diphosphorylase, translating to MLTRATIERTVSAALEEDAPWGDITSEMLIPEASTAVAELVARERGVFSGGEVFAAAFALTDPAIQVDLAIADGAEFERGAVLAVVTGPSRGVLTAERVGLNFAQRMTGIATLTASYVAQVAHTGARIADTRKTTPGLRAFERHAVRSGGGHNHRYSLSDAVMAKDNHLAVLTRTGMSVTAALQGAIARLPHTTHVEVEVDRLDQIEPVLAAGVGTIMLDNFSLEDLRRGVEQIGGRVIVEASGGVSLETVRAIAETGVDVISVGALTHSARALDLALDVRLS from the coding sequence ATGCTCACGCGCGCCACGATCGAGCGCACCGTCTCCGCCGCCCTGGAGGAGGACGCCCCCTGGGGCGACATCACGAGCGAGATGCTCATCCCGGAGGCCTCCACCGCGGTCGCCGAGCTCGTCGCGCGGGAGCGCGGCGTCTTCAGCGGCGGAGAGGTCTTCGCCGCTGCGTTCGCGTTGACCGACCCGGCCATCCAGGTGGACCTCGCGATCGCGGACGGCGCGGAGTTCGAGCGCGGTGCGGTCCTCGCGGTGGTCACCGGACCGTCACGCGGAGTGCTGACCGCCGAGCGCGTCGGACTGAACTTCGCGCAGCGCATGACGGGCATCGCCACGCTGACGGCGAGCTACGTCGCTCAGGTCGCCCACACCGGCGCGCGCATCGCCGACACCCGCAAGACCACACCGGGACTCCGGGCCTTCGAGCGTCACGCCGTCCGCTCGGGCGGCGGTCACAACCACCGCTACTCGCTCTCGGACGCGGTCATGGCGAAGGACAACCACCTCGCCGTCCTGACCCGGACCGGGATGTCCGTCACCGCCGCGCTGCAGGGTGCGATCGCGCGCCTGCCGCACACGACGCACGTCGAGGTGGAGGTCGATCGCCTCGATCAGATCGAGCCCGTGCTCGCCGCGGGCGTGGGCACGATCATGCTCGACAACTTCTCGCTCGAGGATCTGCGCCGCGGCGTCGAGCAGATCGGCGGCAGGGTCATCGTGGAGGCCTCCGGCGGCGTGTCCCTGGAGACCGTGCGCGCGATCGCGGAGACCGGCGTGGACGTCATCTCCGTCGGTGCACTCACGCATTCCGCGCGCGCCCTCGACCTCGCGCTGGACGTTCGCCTCTCGTGA
- a CDS encoding glycosyltransferase family 2 protein, with protein sequence MSTSTGPAVTVIVPGFDVADYADAALDSLRAQTRADWSAILVDDASSDATADIFDRAAAQDPRFRVVRAPARGGLGAARNRALDLVQTPYLGFLDADDVLIPSALERLLGVLERTGSDFALGAYVRLRPDGHGGYTPGPVQPWVAAATAPERLATTIEDHPEATANVVAWSKISRTEFWHRAHLRFPEGRLYEDQLVAQQMYARARRFDTIPDVLVHWRVRPDGSSITQREAQLDVLRDCLDAMDAGLRVLEDTGHPRAARARVGQILRMDIPRLVELARAHPDPAYRRTLGAFTREIWDRGAASTSGLDDAANAAVSAARLW encoded by the coding sequence GTGAGCACTTCCACCGGGCCGGCGGTCACGGTCATCGTCCCGGGTTTCGACGTCGCGGACTACGCTGACGCCGCACTGGACTCGCTCCGGGCGCAGACCCGCGCGGACTGGTCGGCGATCCTCGTCGATGACGCCTCCTCGGATGCCACCGCGGACATCTTCGACCGCGCCGCCGCGCAGGATCCGCGTTTCCGCGTCGTCCGCGCGCCCGCACGCGGGGGTCTCGGCGCGGCCCGCAACCGCGCTCTCGACCTCGTACAGACGCCGTACCTCGGGTTCCTCGACGCCGACGACGTGCTGATCCCCTCCGCGCTCGAGCGGCTCCTCGGTGTCCTGGAGCGGACCGGCAGCGATTTCGCGCTCGGCGCGTACGTGCGCCTGCGCCCTGATGGCCACGGAGGTTATACGCCCGGTCCCGTTCAGCCTTGGGTCGCAGCCGCGACGGCACCCGAGCGCCTGGCCACCACGATCGAAGACCACCCCGAGGCGACGGCCAACGTCGTGGCGTGGTCGAAGATCAGCCGGACCGAGTTCTGGCACCGCGCTCACCTGCGCTTCCCCGAGGGCAGGCTCTACGAGGATCAGCTCGTGGCGCAGCAGATGTACGCTCGGGCGCGACGCTTCGACACGATCCCTGACGTCCTCGTGCACTGGCGGGTGCGTCCGGACGGGTCCTCGATCACCCAACGGGAGGCGCAGCTCGACGTGCTGCGCGATTGCCTGGACGCGATGGATGCCGGCCTCCGCGTCCTGGAGGACACCGGGCACCCGCGCGCCGCGCGTGCCCGCGTCGGGCAGATCCTGCGGATGGACATCCCGCGCCTCGTCGAACTCGCGCGCGCGCACCCCGATCCCGCGTACCGTCGCACGCTCGGGGCGTTCACCCGGGAGATCTGGGATCGGGGCGCCGCGTCCACATCGGGCCTGGACGACGCGGCGAACGCCGCCGTCTCCGCCGCCCGCCTCTGGTGA